One Drosophila virilis strain 15010-1051.87 chromosome 5, Dvir_AGI_RSII-ME, whole genome shotgun sequence DNA window includes the following coding sequences:
- the LOC6625505 gene encoding uncharacterized protein isoform X1, with translation MIILPFIPILALIVQTSLTLQEILEYRADVADIETQVTIATDLGKVVTRLQLERSEVAFYIFTNGSKQRANLTQRFANTDHALNNMTTWSEISVPTAPDEDEDDREVMLNRNEFQSRLNEFRERVRLEPEDSSITEVMNWYTSINRGLLHHLNEQIKETDSSGVWRYLVGFKNLLKSIECQNIATSFGIRYYGRGPLTAENFVSYVRYEFMARELINSTLNYAPMLKPMYTDITNTKKFHRVKLMSNMVLKNKPNISDERSAIEYNEFMHNYTDDLRILQKALRRLIKEYVDKTLMEADHKEAIGIAILVVVLLVSPIIIILVRNAAATIQLYAMNLSIKAKELKREKRKSDSLLFQMLPPSVAMQLKQTQQVPAELYEAVTIYFSDIVGFTEIAAECTPLEVVTFLNSIYRVFDERIECYDVYKVETIGDSYMVASGLPVKNGNQHISEIATMALDLLDASSVFRIPRAGDEFVQIRCGVHTGPVVAGIVGTKMPRYCLFGDTVNTASRMESTGEAQKIHITEEMHEALEQVGGFKTEHRGLIDVKGKGLMSTYWLTCKDGPVRAREEISWCADMQPVFLDHLKLHPPSNYKLPKRK, from the exons aTGATAATTCTACCATTTATACCAATATTAGCATTGATTGTGCAAACATCGCTAACACTGCAGGAGATATTGGAGTACCGGGCCGATGTTGCAGACATTGAGACGCAG GTGACAATTGCAACGGACTTGGGTAAAGTTGTCACACGACTGCAGCTGGAACGTTCCGAGGTGGCCTTCTATATCTTCACCAACGGCAGCAAGCAGCG TGCGAATCTGACGCAACGCTTTGCCAACACGGATCACGCGCTGAACAACATGACCACTTGGAGCGAGATTAGTGTGCCAACGGCGCCGgatgaggacgaggacgaCAGGGAGGTCATGTTGAATCGCAACGAGTTTCAGAGTCGCCTCAATGAGTTCAGGGAACGTGTGCGCCTGGAGCCGGAGGATAGCTCCATTACCGAAGTGATGAACTGGTATACGTCCATCAATCGCGGCCTGCTCCACCATCTGAACGAGCAGATCAAAGAGACGGACAGCAGCGGTGTCTGGCG TTATCTGGTGGGCTTCAAGAATCTGCTAAAGAGCATCGAGTGCCAGAATATAGCCACCTCCTTCGGCATACGCTACTACGGACGCGGGCCGCTCACCGCCGAGAATTTTGTGTCCTATGTGCGTTATGAGTTTATGGCCCGCGAGTTGATCAATTCCACGCTCAACTACGCGCCCATGCTGAAGCCCATGTACACGGACATAACCAACACGAAGAAATTTCATCGCGTCAAGCTTAT GAGCAATATGGTGCTTAAGAATAAGCCAAATATATCTGACGAGCGCAGCGCAATTGAATATAACGAATTTATGCACAACTACACGGACGATCTGCGCATACTGCAAAAGGCTTTGCGACGTCTAATTAA AGAATATGTGGACAAAACTCTAATGGAGGCGGATCACAAGGAGGCCATCGGCATAGCCATACTAGTTGTTGTGCTGCTGGTATCgccaattattattatactaGTCAGGAATGCGGCAGCAACCATACAG CTGTATGCCATGAATCTATCCATAAAAGCCAAGGAACTGAAGCGCGAGAAACGAAAAAGTGATTCGCTGCTCTTTCAAATGCTGCCGCCCAGTGTGGCCATGCAGCTGAAGCAAACGCAACag GTGCCCGCTGAGCTGTATGAGGCTGTAACCATTTACTTCAGCGATATTGTGGGCTTCACCGAAATTGCGGCCGAGTGCACACCGCTGGAG GTCGTGacctttttgaattcaatCTATCGTGTATTTGACGAACGCATCGAATGCTATGATGTCTACAAAGTGGAAACCATTGGCGACTCCTATATGGTTGCCTCGGGCCTGCCCGTGAAAAACg GCAACCAGCACATCAGCGAGATTGCAACAATGGCACTTGATTTGCTGGACGCCTCGTCTGTGTTCAGAATTCCACGCGCCGGCGATGAGTTTGTGCAAATACGCTGCGGCGTTCACACCGGACCCGTGGTAGCTGGCATTGTGGGCACCAAGATGCCACGATATTGTCTATTCGGTGACACTGTGAACACCGCATCGCGCATGGAGAGCACCGGCGAGGCGCAGAAGATACATATCACCGAGGAGATGCACGAGGCATTAGAGCAGGTTGGCGGTTTCAAGACCGAGCATCGCGGTCTCATCGATGTCAAG GGCAAGGGACTGATGAGCACCTATTGGCTGACCTGCAAGGATGGGCCGGTGCGTGCGCGTGAGGAGATATCCTGGTGTGCCGACATGCAGCCCGTTTTTCTGGATCATCTAAAGCTGCATCCGCCCTCAAACTACAAGCTGCCCAAACGTAAATGA
- the LOC6625505 gene encoding retinal guanylyl cyclase 1 isoform X2, whose product MTTWSEISVPTAPDEDEDDREVMLNRNEFQSRLNEFRERVRLEPEDSSITEVMNWYTSINRGLLHHLNEQIKETDSSGVWRYLVGFKNLLKSIECQNIATSFGIRYYGRGPLTAENFVSYVRYEFMARELINSTLNYAPMLKPMYTDITNTKKFHRVKLMSNMVLKNKPNISDERSAIEYNEFMHNYTDDLRILQKALRRLIKEYVDKTLMEADHKEAIGIAILVVVLLVSPIIIILVRNAAATIQLYAMNLSIKAKELKREKRKSDSLLFQMLPPSVAMQLKQTQQVPAELYEAVTIYFSDIVGFTEIAAECTPLEVVTFLNSIYRVFDERIECYDVYKVETIGDSYMVASGLPVKNGNQHISEIATMALDLLDASSVFRIPRAGDEFVQIRCGVHTGPVVAGIVGTKMPRYCLFGDTVNTASRMESTGEAQKIHITEEMHEALEQVGGFKTEHRGLIDVKGKGLMSTYWLTCKDGPVRAREEISWCADMQPVFLDHLKLHPPSNYKLPKRK is encoded by the exons ATGACCACTTGGAGCGAGATTAGTGTGCCAACGGCGCCGgatgaggacgaggacgaCAGGGAGGTCATGTTGAATCGCAACGAGTTTCAGAGTCGCCTCAATGAGTTCAGGGAACGTGTGCGCCTGGAGCCGGAGGATAGCTCCATTACCGAAGTGATGAACTGGTATACGTCCATCAATCGCGGCCTGCTCCACCATCTGAACGAGCAGATCAAAGAGACGGACAGCAGCGGTGTCTGGCG TTATCTGGTGGGCTTCAAGAATCTGCTAAAGAGCATCGAGTGCCAGAATATAGCCACCTCCTTCGGCATACGCTACTACGGACGCGGGCCGCTCACCGCCGAGAATTTTGTGTCCTATGTGCGTTATGAGTTTATGGCCCGCGAGTTGATCAATTCCACGCTCAACTACGCGCCCATGCTGAAGCCCATGTACACGGACATAACCAACACGAAGAAATTTCATCGCGTCAAGCTTAT GAGCAATATGGTGCTTAAGAATAAGCCAAATATATCTGACGAGCGCAGCGCAATTGAATATAACGAATTTATGCACAACTACACGGACGATCTGCGCATACTGCAAAAGGCTTTGCGACGTCTAATTAA AGAATATGTGGACAAAACTCTAATGGAGGCGGATCACAAGGAGGCCATCGGCATAGCCATACTAGTTGTTGTGCTGCTGGTATCgccaattattattatactaGTCAGGAATGCGGCAGCAACCATACAG CTGTATGCCATGAATCTATCCATAAAAGCCAAGGAACTGAAGCGCGAGAAACGAAAAAGTGATTCGCTGCTCTTTCAAATGCTGCCGCCCAGTGTGGCCATGCAGCTGAAGCAAACGCAACag GTGCCCGCTGAGCTGTATGAGGCTGTAACCATTTACTTCAGCGATATTGTGGGCTTCACCGAAATTGCGGCCGAGTGCACACCGCTGGAG GTCGTGacctttttgaattcaatCTATCGTGTATTTGACGAACGCATCGAATGCTATGATGTCTACAAAGTGGAAACCATTGGCGACTCCTATATGGTTGCCTCGGGCCTGCCCGTGAAAAACg GCAACCAGCACATCAGCGAGATTGCAACAATGGCACTTGATTTGCTGGACGCCTCGTCTGTGTTCAGAATTCCACGCGCCGGCGATGAGTTTGTGCAAATACGCTGCGGCGTTCACACCGGACCCGTGGTAGCTGGCATTGTGGGCACCAAGATGCCACGATATTGTCTATTCGGTGACACTGTGAACACCGCATCGCGCATGGAGAGCACCGGCGAGGCGCAGAAGATACATATCACCGAGGAGATGCACGAGGCATTAGAGCAGGTTGGCGGTTTCAAGACCGAGCATCGCGGTCTCATCGATGTCAAG GGCAAGGGACTGATGAGCACCTATTGGCTGACCTGCAAGGATGGGCCGGTGCGTGCGCGTGAGGAGATATCCTGGTGTGCCGACATGCAGCCCGTTTTTCTGGATCATCTAAAGCTGCATCCGCCCTCAAACTACAAGCTGCCCAAACGTAAATGA
- the LOC6625505 gene encoding atrial natriuretic peptide receptor 1 isoform X3, with product MSACRHRYREYVDKTLMEADHKEAIGIAILVVVLLVSPIIIILVRNAAATIQLYAMNLSIKAKELKREKRKSDSLLFQMLPPSVAMQLKQTQQVPAELYEAVTIYFSDIVGFTEIAAECTPLEVVTFLNSIYRVFDERIECYDVYKVETIGDSYMVASGLPVKNGNQHISEIATMALDLLDASSVFRIPRAGDEFVQIRCGVHTGPVVAGIVGTKMPRYCLFGDTVNTASRMESTGEAQKIHITEEMHEALEQVGGFKTEHRGLIDVKGKGLMSTYWLTCKDGPVRAREEISWCADMQPVFLDHLKLHPPSNYKLPKRK from the exons ATGTCTGCATGTAGGCATCGATATCG AGAATATGTGGACAAAACTCTAATGGAGGCGGATCACAAGGAGGCCATCGGCATAGCCATACTAGTTGTTGTGCTGCTGGTATCgccaattattattatactaGTCAGGAATGCGGCAGCAACCATACAG CTGTATGCCATGAATCTATCCATAAAAGCCAAGGAACTGAAGCGCGAGAAACGAAAAAGTGATTCGCTGCTCTTTCAAATGCTGCCGCCCAGTGTGGCCATGCAGCTGAAGCAAACGCAACag GTGCCCGCTGAGCTGTATGAGGCTGTAACCATTTACTTCAGCGATATTGTGGGCTTCACCGAAATTGCGGCCGAGTGCACACCGCTGGAG GTCGTGacctttttgaattcaatCTATCGTGTATTTGACGAACGCATCGAATGCTATGATGTCTACAAAGTGGAAACCATTGGCGACTCCTATATGGTTGCCTCGGGCCTGCCCGTGAAAAACg GCAACCAGCACATCAGCGAGATTGCAACAATGGCACTTGATTTGCTGGACGCCTCGTCTGTGTTCAGAATTCCACGCGCCGGCGATGAGTTTGTGCAAATACGCTGCGGCGTTCACACCGGACCCGTGGTAGCTGGCATTGTGGGCACCAAGATGCCACGATATTGTCTATTCGGTGACACTGTGAACACCGCATCGCGCATGGAGAGCACCGGCGAGGCGCAGAAGATACATATCACCGAGGAGATGCACGAGGCATTAGAGCAGGTTGGCGGTTTCAAGACCGAGCATCGCGGTCTCATCGATGTCAAG GGCAAGGGACTGATGAGCACCTATTGGCTGACCTGCAAGGATGGGCCGGTGCGTGCGCGTGAGGAGATATCCTGGTGTGCCGACATGCAGCCCGTTTTTCTGGATCATCTAAAGCTGCATCCGCCCTCAAACTACAAGCTGCCCAAACGTAAATGA